The Paraflavitalea devenefica genomic interval CCTCCAGGCTTCCCTTGCGCCTGCAATATTACCTGTATGCAGTAACCCTGCTGCCGGTTAGTTTTATCATCAAGCGGATCAAAGGCAACAAACAGAATGGGCGGGAAATGATGATAGACATCCTCGACTGGTTCACTCCCGAATTCCGCCACCAGTTTGAACAGGCCGAAGCCGCCACCTGGTTCTATAAGCGCAGGTACTCATCTGTCACCACTACCACGACCTCCCTTTTTGGATACAATATGATCGGTATAAAACAAAAAGCAGCTTCCACGCAACCCAACAGGCCATTTCATGAGAATAGCCATATTTGACACAGAGCATTTCGAAGTATCCTACACCGTCATCCGGTTATTTGATAACGGGGTGAACCAGATCACCGTTTTTACCGATGCCGCCACCTTCCGGCAGTTCGAATACCTTTTTGGCAAAGACCTGCACCGGTATCAATGGGTGATACAGGGAGCGCAGGAATCCAAATACCGTTTCCTGCTTACTATGTATAAACAGGTGCGGCAGCAACGCATGGAGCTGTTATACCTCAATACCATCAGCAACAACTTCATTGTGTATGCAGGCATCATTGCCCTTTTAAAGAAAACACGGACCATTGTCACCCTGCATGCCATCAACAACCATTTCCGGTTCAAACCTGCCCTGAGCTTCCGCAGGTGGGTACGTCATACCGGCAAGCGGGCCCTCATAGCCGTAACACGGGAGTTCAATGTTATATCCGGTACCATGGTCAGCCACCTGAAAAACAAGCTGCCTGCCCACAAGCAGGTCCACAACCTGCCCGGCGCTGTTTTCGACCAGCAGCAACACGTCCATCCTCCATTGGCTATCCATGACAGCATCCACATCGTGGTGCCCGGCACGGTAGATCCCCGCCGGAGAAACTATGATACCGTACTGGAGCTGCTGGAACAAAGCCGGCACCTGCCGGTAAGGATAACGCTGTTGGGAGCATTTGCCCAACCTTATGGCAATGCCATCCGGTCAACCTGCAGCCGGTATGCCGCCACCCATAACAACCTTGTATTTTATAATACAGCTACCGTAGACCAATCCGAATTTGACCGGGTAATGCAGGAGGCACACCTGGTGTTGATGCCATCTGTTATTGATACGGTGCTGGTGGATGATATTCCCGAAACCTATGGCATCAGTATTTGCTCGGGCAATGTGGCCGATGTGATCAAACATGCCAAACCTTTCCTGGCTCCTGCAGGACTTACCCTGCCCGGCAACCTTGCCGGCAGCGCTGTTACTTATAACAACGTAGGGGATATGGTCCGGTTCCTGGAGTTACTCAGACAATCACCCGCCCGCTACGGGGAACTTGTACAGCAAGCCCTCAATAATTCGGGCCACTATACCATTGAAAAAGTACGCGCTCAACATCCCACGCTCTTCCCGCTCCTATAAAACTTTGCCTTAATATGTGATAAAAGGCAGTAATAATATGGCTACCAGGGAACATTTTCCATAGGTGTTTATGGAATTATCATGATATTGCATCTATTCCCTAAACTACTGCGGCATGAATTCGTTATCATTACCCGTTGTACACCCATCCTTTCAGAAATTAAAGCATGCCGGCCGTCTGTTGCATCTTACAGCAGGAGGCCTCATATTGGTGCATGCTATATCGCATTTCAACCAGCCCCAGTCGAGCCCCGTTTACCTGGGCTGCCTGTTGCTTATGGCACTGGATATTTTCATCCTGGTATTTGCCGGCAAGAATATCCTCATACACATGCCCAAAGTGAATCTCTTCTTCCGGCTGGCAGAGATCCTTTTCTTCCTGGGCATCGGGATCACGCTTTTCATCGAATCAAAATGGTTCATGGGCAGTCTGCACCTGGTCCTGGCCCTGGTGTACAGTTACCTGTTCTATTGCGAAAAGAATGTCAATTCCGAAGAATATGTGGCCATCCACCATACCGGCATCAGTATCCCCTCCCTGCCGGACAATAAATTCTTCCTGTGGTCGCACATTAACGGGGTGGAAGCCCAATACGACTGTATTACCATCAACACCTCTACTGATAAATCTTACCAGTTCGACCTCCGTAAAAATCTTGCATTCGAAGAACTCGATCAAATTCACGAATTTTGCAGACATTATTTAGGTGTCAGCCATTAGCAGTTAGCTTTAGCGGCGGCCACCTTACTGAAAACTGAATCATGTCTGTATTAAAGCAATCGCCGTACTTATTGTATTCTGACGGAAAAGGCAACATATTTGAAGATACAACCCTCTATGCCACAGGGCGTGCAGGCTGGGATGCCTTTGAGGTGCCTGTGGAGGACTGGATAGCACTGCCCGATGGGGGCTCCATGTATGAACTGCCCGGCCGCCGGGGCATCGGCATTGACGTAAAGACCGGCGAAATGCGCCTTTGTGAAAAAGGATGGGCCGTAGCCGCCTTTATTCCTCCCGCCCATACCGGCCTGTTCCTGGCCGCTTATGAAACCGGGCACGATGCGCCTACCCTGCCCCTGTTTTGCTATACGGCCGCCGGCTGGTACAATGAACAGTTCTATGTGCCTGCTGTGCGTATTGAGCAGGATATCCGGCAGGAATGCGCCGGTTTTAACCAGGATACTGTACAGGCCGGTGTGCATCAATTCCTGCAGGCCTACCCCCATAACAGGCTGGTAAAGCACCTGGCCGAAAATTGCGCCCTTACTTATCATTGCCCCGCTGCCCGTAATTACTTCATGGGCCGCTGGGAATGCCCCATACCCAGCTCCCCGGCCTGTAATGCCAATTGCATCGGCTGCATTTCTTTTCAGCCGGCAGATGAAGAGATCGTCTCTACCCAGGACCGCCTGAACTTTAAGCCTACGGCCGAGGAAATTGTAGAGTTTACCGTACCACACCTGGAAACGGCTCCTTATCCCATTGTGAGCTTTGGACAGGGCTGCGAGGGCGAACCCCTCCTGATGTGGGAAACCATCCGGCAGTCTATCCTGGAGATCCGCAAGCATACCCCAAAGGGAAGTATCAATATCAACACCAATGGTTCCAAACCTGCCGCGGTGGATGCCCTCTGCCAGGCCGGACTGAACTCCATACGGGTGAGCACCAACTCGGCCCAGAAGTACATTTATGAGGCCTATTACCGGCCCAATAACTATGAGTTCGAGGACATCGTGGAGAGCCTGAAAGTGGTGCGCAGGTATGGCGGCTGGGCCAGCATCAACTACTTTGTATTCCCCGGCGTGACCGACAGTGAGGCTGAATATGAGGCGCTGCGCAAGCTGATCCGGGATACTGACCTGACAATGATCCAATGGCGGAATTTCAACATTGACCCCGATTGGTACCTCGGAAAGATCAACTTATACGAAGCAGGTGATTTGCTGGGTGTCAAACAATTACAAGAGTTGATAAAAGAAGAATTTCCGGCTGTGAAGTTTGGTTATTTCAACCCGCCGATGGAAAGGATCAAGGGGAATTATGAACTGGATTTCGCGCATTGATAACGCCGTAAAGGCGAGTCGCTCATTGCTGATAATCATCTATTTACGTCGCCTGATTAATAAAAATAGTTAAGGTAGAAAGGACTACTTTGCGCACCGGTAACCAAAATGAGCACTTCGAGAAAGGAACTATATACAGGCATCGGATTAGCCATATTGGCCACCATCATCTGGTCGGGCAACTTTGTAGTAGCAAGAGGAGTGATCAAACAAATACCGCCTGTAGGGCTGGCCTTTTACCGGTGGGCTACCGCTTCACTCATCATGCTGCCCCTGGCCTGGAACCGGTTCCGGGAAGAAAAAGCCATCCTCCTTCAACACCGTTCTTATTTCTTCTGGACAGCCCTTACCGGCGTATCCCTTTTCAATACCCTGGTGTATATAGCCGGGCATCATTCACCGGCCATTAACCTGGCATTGATCGGCACTACTTCCTCCCCCGTTTTTGCCATCATACTGGCGGCCATTTTCCTGCGGGAGCCCATCCGCCCCTTGCGTATTGTTGGCCTGCTATTGTGCCTCGGCGGCATCGTATTCCTGCTGTCGCAGGGAAGCTGGGAACGGTTAAAGGCCTTCCATTTCTCTGCCGGCGATGGCTGGGTATTGCTGGGCGCCCTGTCTTTTGCCATCTACAATATCTTTGTCCGCCGCAAACCGGCAGGCATCCATCCACTTAATTTTTTATTTACAGTATTCACCATAGGAACGTTGATAATCTTACCGTTCTACCTAATTGAATTAAGCCATTCGGCCCCGATCAACTGGACGATCAACCTGGTATTGATCATCCTGTA includes:
- a CDS encoding glycosyltransferase family 4 protein, producing the protein MRIAIFDTEHFEVSYTVIRLFDNGVNQITVFTDAATFRQFEYLFGKDLHRYQWVIQGAQESKYRFLLTMYKQVRQQRMELLYLNTISNNFIVYAGIIALLKKTRTIVTLHAINNHFRFKPALSFRRWVRHTGKRALIAVTREFNVISGTMVSHLKNKLPAHKQVHNLPGAVFDQQQHVHPPLAIHDSIHIVVPGTVDPRRRNYDTVLELLEQSRHLPVRITLLGAFAQPYGNAIRSTCSRYAATHNNLVFYNTATVDQSEFDRVMQEAHLVLMPSVIDTVLVDDIPETYGISICSGNVADVIKHAKPFLAPAGLTLPGNLAGSAVTYNNVGDMVRFLELLRQSPARYGELVQQALNNSGHYTIEKVRAQHPTLFPLL
- a CDS encoding radical SAM protein — encoded protein: MSVLKQSPYLLYSDGKGNIFEDTTLYATGRAGWDAFEVPVEDWIALPDGGSMYELPGRRGIGIDVKTGEMRLCEKGWAVAAFIPPAHTGLFLAAYETGHDAPTLPLFCYTAAGWYNEQFYVPAVRIEQDIRQECAGFNQDTVQAGVHQFLQAYPHNRLVKHLAENCALTYHCPAARNYFMGRWECPIPSSPACNANCIGCISFQPADEEIVSTQDRLNFKPTAEEIVEFTVPHLETAPYPIVSFGQGCEGEPLLMWETIRQSILEIRKHTPKGSININTNGSKPAAVDALCQAGLNSIRVSTNSAQKYIYEAYYRPNNYEFEDIVESLKVVRRYGGWASINYFVFPGVTDSEAEYEALRKLIRDTDLTMIQWRNFNIDPDWYLGKINLYEAGDLLGVKQLQELIKEEFPAVKFGYFNPPMERIKGNYELDFAH
- a CDS encoding DMT family transporter; this translates as MSTSRKELYTGIGLAILATIIWSGNFVVARGVIKQIPPVGLAFYRWATASLIMLPLAWNRFREEKAILLQHRSYFFWTALTGVSLFNTLVYIAGHHSPAINLALIGTTSSPVFAIILAAIFLREPIRPLRIVGLLLCLGGIVFLLSQGSWERLKAFHFSAGDGWVLLGALSFAIYNIFVRRKPAGIHPLNFLFTVFTIGTLIILPFYLIELSHSAPINWTINLVLIILYLGAGASVIAFLCWNMAIARLGAARTALFGNLIPIFSVLEAVMILGEEITMVHVLSGILVIAGVVIANLKK